In Allorhizobium pseudoryzae, the genomic window AAACTGGCAACGAGTCCTGGCGCTTCAAAAACCGCTCTCAAAGCTAAAGCCGAAGAGCCCCATCACTCGCACCTGGTTCGCCCTCTGCAACCCCGGCCAGCGCCGGGCGATCCAGGTGCTGATCGTCAACATGGGGGTCAACATTGGACGCCGATATGGGGTCAAGTTTCCGTGCCGATTGACATTGTAGGTTCATGCTGCGGGTAACTAGAGGAACGAAGCGGTAGCCGAAACGAGAAAATTTCGCGGCCAATTGCGGCAATCTGTGTTCGGATTTGGGGGCACCAAATTCGATGCCACGCACCTTGCCGGGTGCAAGAGGTGGAGGCTCTGTCTTGCCCTTCATCAAATATGGATGAAGGTCCCAGAGGCGTTTTAACTGGGGGTGCAAAGCCTTTCGAATCTCATGCTTATGTGTCGCTCTGGCTGCCAACGCCGACCCGCGCGTCGTACTCGCCAACAATGTACCTTGGTAGGTTAATCTAAACTCCACAGTCACCTCCCGTCCTCAAAGCTATTGCATTATCCAAGCATGTCAGCTCACTGAAGAGAAGTAGATCATATTCGCCCGCCCTTGCCCCTGGATCGAATAGCTGCAATCCACCTCTTCAATGGAGAACGTCGAGAAAGTCTCAAAGACCTCTCGAACGGCGTTCAAAGACAGGATGAAGCGGCCTCGAATGCGGCTGAGTACCTCTGCCATCTCCGCAAAATCCTCGCGGCTGAACACGGCTTTGCCGTAGTCGTCCTCGCAGCCCCAATAGGGCGGATCGAGATAGAAGAGCGTCGTCGGTCGATCGTAGCGTTCGATGAAGGCGCGCCAGCCGAGGTTCTCAATCACCACGCCGGCCATGCGCTCGTGGATCTCTTCAAGCTGCGGCGCGAGCTTCATCAGGTTGAAGCGGCCGCCGTCCATGGTCACGCCGAAGGTCTGTCCGCGAACCTTGCCGCCGAATGCCAGGCGCTGGAGATAGAGGAACCGTGCCGCGCGCTCCAGGTCGGTCGCATGATCGATACGGCGTGCCAATGCTGCGTCAACGAACACCAAAACAGGCCGGCACTTGCGGCCTCCAAGCCTTCCTTATCTGCGAAACAGTGACCGGATGAAGCGGGAGACCGTCATGTGGCGCGGCGGCTCAAGCCCCAGTGCCGTGTACCCGGATTCCGACAGCGAAAATCGAGTGCCATGGGCAGTGCGTTTGCGGATCACGTACTGCATGCTGATCGCGTGGTTGAGCGCAGGCGTCATGTCCGGTGCCCAGGCGATGTCTTCAGCGGGAACACGTTCGGCGCCAGCCTCCAGCAGCACGGTCAGGACACGAACCAAATCTGGACTGGTCATTTTGCTGCCTGCCTTTCAGGATGACGCCGCCATAGAGTACACAGAGTACACGGGCGGTCATTGATGTCACACCCCTGGCGCCCGGATTGAGCCTGCCCCAGGTTTCAGGCCATTTGACGTTCGCTCCGGCTGTTTCGGGCTGCTGTACCCGGTCGGTCGCGGCGTGATGCGGTGCCATTCCAGCGTCTTCAACCGCCGAGGAGCTCCGTCAGTTGCCCTGATCCGCGCCGGCTTTCCCCGTCACACCATTTCCCGGATCCGCTTCGCCAGCAGATCATAGTCATAGGGTTTGGTGATCAGGCTGGCGTGTTCCAGACCTTCCGAGCCGGGGACATGCATGTCGCCCGTGGCGAAGATGACGGGGAGGGTGGGCTGGTGTTCCCGGATTTTGCGGATGAGGTCGAGGCCGTTCATGTCGGGCAGGTGCACGTCGGTGACGAGGATGTCGATCGCGCCGCCGTCGATGGCGGCAAGGGCTTCCTTGCCGTTGCCGGCTTCCACGACGCTGAAGCCGAAATCGGAGAGATAGTCAGCCGTCGAGATGCGGATGAGCGCCTCGTCCTCGCAGAAGAGCACACGGATGGCGGAGGATGGTTCTGTCGTCATGGATGCGCCTCCTGATGAAAGGTCGGCCGTCGGGTGGCCGGCCCGCTCGCGTGCCTTGTCGAGCAGCGCGCGAATCTTGCGGGCCAGGGTTTCACGCGCATAGGGTTTGCTCAAGAGGTTGACGCCGGGATCCAGCCGGCCACCGTGCACGATGGAATTTTCCGTATAGCCGGACGTAAACAGCACCTCGATTTCCGGGCGGCGTTCGCGGGCCTTGCGGGCCAGTTCGCTGCTTTTCAGGCGTCCGGGCATCACCACGTCGGTAAACAGCAGGTCGATCGCCACACCGCTTTCGATGATGGCAAGCCCGCTGTCGGCATCGCGCGCCTTCAGCACCTTGTAGCCGAGGTCGGAGAGCATGTGCACGGTGATCTCGCGCACCGCCTCGTCATCCTCCACCACCAGCACGGTTTCTGACCCGCCGGTCACCTCGCCACCGATCTCTTCGGTCAGAAGATCCTCGGTTTCCATCGAGCGCGGCAGGTAGATGCGCACCGTCGTGCCGCTGCCCACCTCGCTGTAGATGTTGATATGGCCGCCCGACTGTTTGACGAAACCATAGACCATCGACAGGCCAAGGCCGGTTCCCCGCCCTTCCGGCTTGGTGGTGAAGAAGGGATCGAAGGCGCGGGCCAGCACATCCGGAGGCATGCCGCAGCCCGTATCGCTGACCGCCAGCATCACGTATTGCCCGGCTTGCACATCGAAGGCATTGCGGGTGTAATGATCGTCCAGAAAGGCGTTGCCGAGCTCGATGGTCAGGCGGCCGCGGCCATCCATCGCGTCGCGGGCGTTGATCGCGAGATTGAGAAGCGCGTTTTCGACATTCGACGGATCGACCTGCGTGTTCCACAGCCCGCCGCCGACGATGGTGTCGATCTCGATCGCTTCGCCAAGGCTGCGGCGGATCAGGTGATCCATCTCGCGCACCAGCCGGCCGAGGTTGATGACCTTGGGGGCGAGCGGCTGGCGGCGCCCGAAGGACAGAAGCTGGGAGGCAAGCCGCGCGCCGCGCGAGGCCCCGGAGAGCGCGCTTTCCAACCGCTTTTCCGCCGCCGCATTGCCGGCGATATCGCGCGACAGAAGCTGCAGGTTGCCGGTGATGACCTGCAGCAGGTTGTTGAAATCATGCGCGATGCCGCCGGCCAGATTGCCGATCGCTTCCATCTTCTGGCTCTGGCGCAGCACTTCCTGCGTCTTCAACAGTTCGGCGGTGCGCTCTTCCACCCGGCTTTCCAGCGTGGAAGCCAGCGTTTCCAAACGGCTTTCGGTCTTCTTCTGGTCCTCGATGTCGGTGTTCGTCCCAACCCAGCGGATGATGTCGCCGCCGGCATTGGCTATCGGCACGGCGCGGCTGATGTGCCAGCGGTAATTGCCCTCGGCACAGCGCAGGCGCATTTCCGCCTGGAAGCTGCGCGCATTCTTGATGGCTTCTGCCCAGGTGCGCCAGACGCGGTCGCTGTCGTCCGGGTGCAGCATGGTGTCGATGATGTCGCGGCGTTCGGTGATATCGTCGACGCCGATATAGGTCAGCATCGGCAGGTTGCACCAGTCCAGGCGGCCTTCCGCGGTTGCCGTCCACACGTGGTTCGGCAGCACCTGCGCCAGCGAGCGGAACCGATCCTCGCTCTCGCGGGCCGCTTCCTGCGCCAGGTGCAGTTCGGTCACGTCATTGCCCTGGACAAAGATGCCGGTGACGGTTCCGCCCGCATCGCGCACGGGCTGAAACACGAAATCGATGAAGCGTTCGTCCAGGGTGCCCGGTTCCAAGCGCTGCAGCGCAACCTTGGCACCGAAGGCCCGGTAGGGCTCTCCGGTCGCAAACACCTGGTCGAGCAGTTCGTAAAAGCCCTGTCCCTCGATATCCGGCAGCGCGTCGCGCACGGTGCGCCCGACGATGTCGCTGCGGCCGACGAGCTTCAGATAGGCGGCATTGGCGATCTCGAAGACGTGGTCGCTGCCATGCAGCACGGCCATGAAACCCGGCGCCTGTTCAAACAGGCTGCGCAGGTATTCCCGCTCGCGCCCGAGCGCCAGGTTCTCGCCCTGAACGGCATCGGCGCGGCGCAGAACATCGGTTTCGATCTGCCAGGAACTCGGCACCGACTGGCGCAGGAGATGCAGTTCGGTGACATCCACCGTATGCTGGAGGATGAGGCTGACCTTGCCGTCCTCGGTCTTGATCGGTGTGTGGGTGGCGCTCCAGTAGCGCTCGGCCATCGTGCCGTCCGGCTTGGCGATCGGGTAGGGGATCAGCGGCAGGTGATCCGGCTGGCCGGTCTTGAACACCTTGGCAAAGGACTGGCGCAGCAGCCGGCCATGCAGGGATTGCGGATCGCTGGGGAAAACCTCGAACATGTCGCGGCCGAGCAGGGCCTCGCGGGTCTGCATCGTGACTGCCAGATAGGCGTCATTCATCCCGACCATCACCAGTTCGGGATCCAGGATCACATACGGGTTGGGTGATAGATTAAAAAGCCTGTCAAGATCGAGCCCGGAGAGCCCAGTCCGTCGAAACATGCCATGTCCCCGTGCCGCACCTGTAATTCTCGGTGTTTATAGTGCGCAAACGCGGGCTGGCAAGGCGCGGGTTCGGAAGAAGATCCGCGGGGAAAAACTTGGTCTAGTATCGGACGGTGAGCTTGGTCTCATCAAGCAGGGCGTAAACACCTGTGGAATGCGCTCAAAGGGCCTGTTTCCGGGAGCCTTGCCGCGGCAGCTTCCCGGTCTTGATCAGCGTCCGGTCACGAAGGCTCGCTGCGCCTCAGAGGGCCGAGGCGCCAGCCGGGTCCAGACCCATCAGGTTGCGCGCGGCCCGCAGATCCCGTCCGTAGGAGGTGCGAAGGCTTTCGCGCGCCGTATCCATCAGCAGATCTTCCCGGCGGGTGAGGTGGAACACGCCATCGGCAAAGGTGCCGGTCGCGTTCTCCTCGTTTTCGGTTTTCAGCCACTCTTCAATGAAGGTCATGATCGTCATCGTTCACTCCGTCGACAGCCAAACGAGCAACATGCGGCTTCGTTCCATCAGAGCAGATGGAGGTTAAGGAATTGGTGGGTGGCGGATATCACGTGTGGCCTCCCCACGCGGTCGTGCCCTGGAACGGACACGGAACACAAGGGGATCGGGCGAAAGCGCAATTCACAGCTTGTCCACAAGGTGTGCAGGATGGTCGCTCTTCGACATGTCGTGCATGTTCAAGGCGTTGCGCGGGAGTGCGGGAGGCGGTGTGGATGGAACGTTAGGGGCGGAACAAACGCTACGGCGTGCGGCGAGGACGAGGCGTCCGGGAGGTGCGACAGGGCCGCGAACCGGCGAAGCGTTTCGCCGAGATGCCCTTGCGATATTTCTGTCGCAATTGGAGGCGATAACAGTGTGGCTGCTGGAGGAATGGCCATGGATGCTGAACTGAGTGTGACGGAACTGGCGAATGATCCGCTGATCGGCATGCTGATGCGCGCAGATGGCGTCGGTCAGGATCAACTGTCTGAACTGCTGTGCCAGGCGGCGCGGCTGCAGGTGGCGCATCTTCAGGATCGCATCCGCCAGGCCCGTGCGGAAGACTTCTACAGCCGTCTCGATCTCGCCTATCAGGTGCGGCCGGCGGGGTCGCGCCCGGCACGCCCGTCCGGCGCCTGACCCTCTCCGCCCGTTCGACGCTCAGGGCGCGGTGCCGGCGTCGCCCGTTTCACCTGCTTCCGACAGGCGGACAAAATTCACGCCGCGCCGCTTCAGGTCTGCAAGCGCCCGCGCCACCCCTTCGCCTGCCGCATGGCCAGGCTGGTTGATGTGGGCAATGATCACGTCCCCGTCCTTTGCGGAGGCAATCTTCTTTTCGCTCATGGCGGCGCCCAGCAGTGATCCTCCATCGCCGTTGAGGGAGTAACCGGCAATGCGGTATCCCATGGCGCGGATCTGGCGGATGGCGGAGGGGCTGTATTTCGCCGTCGATCCGCGAAACCAGGTGGGCCGTGAAAAACCGGCCGCTTCGATGGCCGCATTGCCGCCGGCCACCTCCCGTTCGACGGCCAATGCCGATCCCGCTGCGGCAATTCCATAGATCGACATCGGCACATCGACGGCCGGTACATGGTTTTCGCCGTGGTTTTCCACCTCGAACAGCTCCGGATGCTGGCGAAGGATGGCAACCGCTTCCGGATTGCTGCGCAGCCAGCGGGCTGTCACGAAGATCGTCGCGGGGATCTGTTCTGCGATCAGCACGGACAGGATCCGCATGTCGGTCTTGCCCATGCAGGCATCAAGCGTGAGCGCCACCTGCGGGCGGCTGCGATCCTGTGCCGGCAGAAGGCGCAAGTGCGGCTCCAGGAGACGCGGTGTCACGGGCCGCACGGGAAGTGACGGCACTGCCGCAATGACAACAGGCTTCGCATCGATCGCACGGCTTGGCAGTGCCGGCGACAGCGAAAGGAGAGCGGCAAGAAACACGGCGGAAAGCACACGGTCTGTCATCGGCAGGGATCGGCAAGAGGAGGAAAGGTCGCGGCCTGTGGTGAACAGGATCCTGCCGCTCTATCGCAAGGCGGAGTTTTGCACCAGTTACAGTTCTGCAATGCGGACCCGCAAGGATGAATGCACTGTTCCTGTGTCGCAATGGCGCATCCAACCACCGCTGCTTACCAGTTGCTAACCGCAGTTTGCGACGGCGAGAGACGTTTTGCGACAGGGCGGTAATCTCCTGTTTGCCATCCCTGGTGGCGCGGGAAACCGTCGGACCCCCCACTCTGACGAGTGCGACGGTTTCCCAACGGTTTCTGCATGAGGCGGCGACTGCCCAATTGCCTGACAGGTGAGCTTGATGATCAAGGAAGACGCGGCCATCGATGGCATTTTGAATCCCGAGGAACTCGCGCTGCTGCAGCGCATCTTCGACGACGCGCTACGGGGAACCGGTTATCCGCGGCAGAGCCTGGAGGCCAATCTGCTGGCATCGCTCATCATTCATCTTTATCTTCGGGG contains:
- a CDS encoding polysaccharide deacetylase family protein, translating into MTDRVLSAVFLAALLSLSPALPSRAIDAKPVVIAAVPSLPVRPVTPRLLEPHLRLLPAQDRSRPQVALTLDACMGKTDMRILSVLIAEQIPATIFVTARWLRSNPEAVAILRQHPELFEVENHGENHVPAVDVPMSIYGIAAAGSALAVEREVAGGNAAIEAAGFSRPTWFRGSTAKYSPSAIRQIRAMGYRIAGYSLNGDGGSLLGAAMSEKKIASAKDGDVIIAHINQPGHAAGEGVARALADLKRRGVNFVRLSEAGETGDAGTAP
- a CDS encoding hybrid sensor histidine kinase/response regulator translates to MFRRTGLSGLDLDRLFNLSPNPYVILDPELVMVGMNDAYLAVTMQTREALLGRDMFEVFPSDPQSLHGRLLRQSFAKVFKTGQPDHLPLIPYPIAKPDGTMAERYWSATHTPIKTEDGKVSLILQHTVDVTELHLLRQSVPSSWQIETDVLRRADAVQGENLALGREREYLRSLFEQAPGFMAVLHGSDHVFEIANAAYLKLVGRSDIVGRTVRDALPDIEGQGFYELLDQVFATGEPYRAFGAKVALQRLEPGTLDERFIDFVFQPVRDAGGTVTGIFVQGNDVTELHLAQEAARESEDRFRSLAQVLPNHVWTATAEGRLDWCNLPMLTYIGVDDITERRDIIDTMLHPDDSDRVWRTWAEAIKNARSFQAEMRLRCAEGNYRWHISRAVPIANAGGDIIRWVGTNTDIEDQKKTESRLETLASTLESRVEERTAELLKTQEVLRQSQKMEAIGNLAGGIAHDFNNLLQVITGNLQLLSRDIAGNAAAEKRLESALSGASRGARLASQLLSFGRRQPLAPKVINLGRLVREMDHLIRRSLGEAIEIDTIVGGGLWNTQVDPSNVENALLNLAINARDAMDGRGRLTIELGNAFLDDHYTRNAFDVQAGQYVMLAVSDTGCGMPPDVLARAFDPFFTTKPEGRGTGLGLSMVYGFVKQSGGHINIYSEVGSGTTVRIYLPRSMETEDLLTEEIGGEVTGGSETVLVVEDDEAVREITVHMLSDLGYKVLKARDADSGLAIIESGVAIDLLFTDVVMPGRLKSSELARKARERRPEIEVLFTSGYTENSIVHGGRLDPGVNLLSKPYARETLARKIRALLDKARERAGHPTADLSSGGASMTTEPSSAIRVLFCEDEALIRISTADYLSDFGFSVVEAGNGKEALAAIDGGAIDILVTDVHLPDMNGLDLIRKIREHQPTLPVIFATGDMHVPGSEGLEHASLITKPYDYDLLAKRIREMV